The nucleotide sequence CGCGCTGCGCGGGCGTCGCGGGGAGCGGTGCGGAGGTCCGTGGGCACGGTCTTCATGGCGGGGGTCCAGGCAGCGTCAGCGGAGCGGGCGGCGGCTCAGGCGATGGCCAGGCTGCGGGCCTTCTTGGACAGGTACCAGCGGATGGTGCCGACGACCGCGCCGCCGATGCCGAAGCCGAACATCGCGGCCACGAGGGTCAGCGCCCAGCCGCCGGCCTCGACCGCGGCCACGATCTGGCTCGCGGACGCGGCGGAGATGCCGAGGGAGCCAGCGACCCAGGCGATGCCGACACCGCCGAGGACGAGGCCGAGGACGGCGATGGAGGCGGCGGCCGAGACGGGCAGGACCGTGCGGACGGAGGGGGTGCGGGGGGTGGTCATGAAGAGCTCCTGTGTTCCCGAGGTTTCTGTGGGGGGTGCATCATCCGGCGGGTTCCCCGGGTGATGGCTCAGAATCTACGAGAGCCGGGAGGCCGCGGCCATCGGCCGAAGGAATGGTTCCGGACCGTCCGGAGGATGCCGCCGGCCGGTCCGGAAGGACGTCACTGCAGCACCGGCAGCTGGAGCGGGTAGCGGTACACCTCGCCCTTGTTGGCCTTGAGCACGGCCAGGACGTGGCACACCACGAGCAGCACCGCGGCGAGGATCCACAGCACGATCGCCACGGGGATCAGGATCACGGTGAACAGGCACACCCACGCCACCACGTTGAGCAGCCACATGGACAGGTTGAAGTTGAACGACCCGGCGGAGGTGGCGCGCAGGAACGCGTTCTTGTCCCGGTGGACGAGCCAGACGACGAGGGGACCCACGAATCCGAGCCACCCGACGGAGACCAGCGCGCCGATCAGTCCGGACAGGTGGGTGAGGACCGCGATGGTGCGGTCGTCCCCCTGCGCCCGGTACTGCGGACGGGGTGCTGACGGTGGAAGGTAGGACATGGGGTTCTCCTGGTGGGCAGTGGCGGAACCGGTCGCGGCACCAAGTGCCGCGGACGCCGGACCGGCGCGGTGCAGCCAGCGTATCGGGGCCGGGCCCGCGCCCGGTATGGGGGAAGACCGCACATGACGGCGGCGGATCCCCGCCGTCACGCACGGCACCGACGACGACGACGCGACGCGCGCTGGTCTACGATTCTCGGCAGACCGTTCCCGGCCCGCCCCCGCGGGCCTCTTCCCGAGGGAGGCCCGTGGCTCCGCAGCTGCGCCCCAACAAGTACGCCTACCGGGCCATCGTGCTCGCCGGCCTCGCCGCGGTGAAGCTCTTCCGCGTGCCCCTGCTGGCCTCGGGCGAGGAGCACCTGCCCACCGACCAGGTGGTGCGCGGCCTGCAGCGGGAGGTCCGCCCCGGCCGGGGCGCCGTCGTGGCGGTGACCCACTTCGGCTACCTCGACTTCGTCTTCGCGCAGCTGGTGGTCTGGC is from Kocuria rosea and encodes:
- a CDS encoding DUF4870 domain-containing protein, with product MSYLPPSAPRPQYRAQGDDRTIAVLTHLSGLIGALVSVGWLGFVGPLVVWLVHRDKNAFLRATSAGSFNFNLSMWLLNVVAWVCLFTVILIPVAIVLWILAAVLLVVCHVLAVLKANKGEVYRYPLQLPVLQ